AGAAACGACTTTGTAGTTGCAAAACCATTTGTAGATGCATTAGTTACTTTAAATGACCCAAGAAAAACTCAATATTTCAGACCAACCTACAGAGACACCGACCCTGTTACCGAAGAGTTAATAACTGTTACAGGTTACAGAGGAGGTATTGTTGGATCAAAAAACAGCCAATCTAGATTTACTCACGCAAGCGACAAGATTAAAGCACCAGATTTTAGCGGAACATTGCTAGATTATGCTGAAGTTGAATTCCTATTAGCTGAAGCTGCAGGAAGAGGAGTAGCTGTAAGTGGTACAATAGAATCACATTACACAGCTGCAATCAAAGCATCTATGGAAGATTGGGGAGTAAGCACTGCAGATGCAGACGCTTATTTAGCACAACCTCAAGTTGCTTATGCCACAGCAACGGGAACATGGCAACAAAAAGTGGGTGAGCAAGCATGGTACGCTCTATTTAACAGAGGATTTGAAGGATGGACATCAACTAGAAGATTAAACTTCCCAGTTCTTACTCCTCCAGCAAACGCAGATGCCGCTGCTGAAGGACAAATTCCATCAAGAATGGCATACCCTATTAGAGAACAAACTTTAAATGCTACTAATTATCAAGCAGCCTCTACTTCAATTGGAGGAGACAAGCTAAAAACTAAAATATTCTGGGATATTAACTAACATTAATAGCAAATATCTTAAAGCCGCCTCAAATCGAGGCGGCTTTTTTTTATTTTTTTAACATTCATTTGTGTTACCCGTAAAATAACCAATATTCAAATGAAAAATTGTGATTTATATATCAAAATATTCAGGAAATGTTAAATTAACATATAGAGAAGGTAAAAAAAATGATTTTATGTTAGGAATATTAACAACAAATTAAGATTTTTGCCATACTAATTCAAAATAATTAAAAATGAAACTAAAGTTCAATGGACTGTTAGTACTACTTTTAGTACTAGTAGCGCAATTATCTTTTGCGCAAGAAAGAATTGTTTCGGGAATTGTTTCGGACAATACAGGCATGCCAATACCAGGTGTAAGTGTATTAGTTAAAGGAACAAAAACAGGAACTCAAACAGATTTTGACGGAAAGTACTCTATTAAAGCTGCCCCAAGTCAAACTCTGGTTTTTACTTACATTGGGATGAAAGCACAGGAATTACCTGCTTCTTCAACTACTGTTAATGCAAAACTATCAGGAGATGCATTAGAGCTTGAAGGAGTTGTAGTCGTTGCCTTCGGAACACAAAAAAAATCTGAGATTACTGGAGCTGTTACAAAAATTGACGCAAAAGCTTTAGAAACTGCTCAGGCATCGAATGCCATTCAATCTTTAACTGGTAAAGTTGCCGGTGTTCAGATTAGTGCAAACTCAGGACAGCCTGGAGACGCTCCTCAAGTTCGTTTTAGAGGTATTGGATCATTATCATCTTCAAACGCACCATTATATGTTGTTGATGGTATTCCTTACAATGGAGATATTAATGCAATTGCTACTCAAGATATCGAATCTATCAGTTTCTTGAAAGATGCATCTTCTAATGCATTATATGGTAGCCGTGGAGCAAACGGGGTTATCATTGTTACTACTAAAAAAGGTAAAAAAGGACAATTAAGAGTTACTTACGAAACTAAAATTGGGGTTAACTCAAGAGCGGTACCAGAGTACGACATGATTAAAGATCCAGGAGAGTACTACGAAACTGTTTTTGGCAGAATTAAAAGTGGTTTAATGTTCCAAGGACAAACTGCTGCAAATGCTTCTACTATCGCGGCTAATAGATTAATTACTGGAGATTCTTATTCTTTAGGATACAATAATTATAACGTACCAAACAACCAGGTAATAGATCCAGCAACTGGAAAATTGAACCCAAATGCACAGTTATTATACCATGATGATTGGGCTGATGCATTATTTAGAGATGCTACAAGAACAGAGCACTTCTTGAGTTTATCAAGCAGTACTGACAACTTAAGTTCTTACTTATCTGTAGGATACTTAAAAGACAATGGTTATACTGTTAACTCAGACTTTAAACGTGCAACAGTTAGAGCAAATGTAGATTACAGTATAAATAGCAAAATTAAAGTTGGAGCTAACTTAAACTATGCTAATTCAGATCAAAATGCACCAATTTCTCAAGTAAGTTCTTCAACTTATAGTAACTTATTTAGCTGGGCAAGAAACATTGCACCTATCTATACTATTTACGAAAGAGATGCTGCTGGTAACTACGTAACAAATGCAGATGGAAGTAGAGTTTATGACTTTAACAAAAGCGGAAACCGTCCTTACGGAGCTAACTTAAACCCATACGCAACTACATTATTAAACACAAATTTAAATCAAGAAAATAAATTTGGAGCTAGAGGATATGTTTCTATTGATTTCTTAAAAGATTTCAATTTCAGATATAACCTTGGATACGATTTAATGTCTGGATACTACTTAAACAGTACAACTGGAGAAGGTGGTGATGACATGGGAGTTAATGGTAGAATTGGTACTGCATCTCAAGATGATTACACTATCACTAACCAACAATTATTATCTTGGAAAAAATCTATAGGTAATCATAATATTGACATTCTTGTAGGTCACGAATCTTCTGACTTTACATCAAAAATGTTAGCTGGACAAAAAAGTGGAGTAGTTATTCCAGGTTTACCAGTTTTAAGTAACGCAACTAAATACAACTATGTAGATGGTTACAATGACTTATACAAAGTTGAAGGATACTTCTCAAGAGCAAACTACAACTATAAAGATAAATACTTTATTAATGCTAGTTTCAGAAGAGATGGATCTTCTGTATTCCACCCAGACAACAGATGGGGTAATTTCTACGGTTTTGGAGCAGCGTGGTCTGTAGCAAAAGAATCTTTCTTCCCACAATCTAAGGTTGTTACAGACTTAAGAATTAAAGGAAGTTATGGAGAGCAAGGAAATGACAACATTTTCTACCCAGCAAGTACACAAATCAGCCACCGTAGCTATTTTGGATCTGCAAGAAACTACTATGCATACCAAAATCAATACGAAATTGTTCCAGATGCAGAAGGAAACGCAACTGTACTTCAAGTATTCACTGGAAACAAAGATATCAAATGGGAGGTTTCTAAAAACATGAACGTTGGATTCGAAATTGAATTATTCAACAGAGTGAACATTGAAGCTGAATACTTTGAAAGAAAAGTAAGTGATTTAATTTACAACAGACCTCTTTCTCCATCTACAGGAACTAACTTCGTTAGTGAAAACATTGGAGATATGGCTAATAAAGGAATTGAGGTTAACTTAGGTATTGATATCATCAAAACTCAAGATTTTGATTTCAACATTTGGGCA
This portion of the Flavobacterium panacagri genome encodes:
- a CDS encoding SusC/RagA family TonB-linked outer membrane protein yields the protein MKLKFNGLLVLLLVLVAQLSFAQERIVSGIVSDNTGMPIPGVSVLVKGTKTGTQTDFDGKYSIKAAPSQTLVFTYIGMKAQELPASSTTVNAKLSGDALELEGVVVVAFGTQKKSEITGAVTKIDAKALETAQASNAIQSLTGKVAGVQISANSGQPGDAPQVRFRGIGSLSSSNAPLYVVDGIPYNGDINAIATQDIESISFLKDASSNALYGSRGANGVIIVTTKKGKKGQLRVTYETKIGVNSRAVPEYDMIKDPGEYYETVFGRIKSGLMFQGQTAANASTIAANRLITGDSYSLGYNNYNVPNNQVIDPATGKLNPNAQLLYHDDWADALFRDATRTEHFLSLSSSTDNLSSYLSVGYLKDNGYTVNSDFKRATVRANVDYSINSKIKVGANLNYANSDQNAPISQVSSSTYSNLFSWARNIAPIYTIYERDAAGNYVTNADGSRVYDFNKSGNRPYGANLNPYATTLLNTNLNQENKFGARGYVSIDFLKDFNFRYNLGYDLMSGYYLNSTTGEGGDDMGVNGRIGTASQDDYTITNQQLLSWKKSIGNHNIDILVGHESSDFTSKMLAGQKSGVVIPGLPVLSNATKYNYVDGYNDLYKVEGYFSRANYNYKDKYFINASFRRDGSSVFHPDNRWGNFYGFGAAWSVAKESFFPQSKVVTDLRIKGSYGEQGNDNIFYPASTQISHRSYFGSARNYYAYQNQYEIVPDAEGNATVLQVFTGNKDIKWEVSKNMNVGFEIELFNRVNIEAEYFERKVSDLIYNRPLSPSTGTNFVSENIGDMANKGIEVNLGIDIIKTQDFDFNIWANGTHYKNEVTSLPSPFTSGIFRFQVGAPAYAFYLREFAGVDKTNGNSLWYMDQKDASGAVTGRTTTDVYGNATQYLSDKDANPDVYGGFGTVVRYKNLTLQASLAYQFGGYMYDQVYQSAMYSGGDNIGQNYHKDSEKAWTVDNPNSDIPRIDHVSTLQMAASDYFLTKSDYISIQDVSLSYDFKNSKLTDLGITSTKFSVMGTNLALWSERKGMDPRLNNLGTRSNNGQSLNVYGVMRTISFGLTVNF